From the genome of Geothrix sp. 21YS21S-4, one region includes:
- a CDS encoding ABC transporter permease subunit: protein MIHRFLDTVWGQATALMYPIKRRRWVDLLVLLTGCAILYGLVVMGRQWTGVHRPLVEISLSPWALPKYTFFSMMRGLVAYAISLAFTLVYAFWAAKDRRAEKLLIPLLDILQSIPVLGFMPGLVLALVALFPHSNLGLELAAVVMIFTGQAWNMTFSLYHSLKSVPQDMQEAGTVYGFNWWQRFRWIELPYGTTGLVWNSMMSMAGGWFFLMITEAFKLGDKDFRLPGLGSYMSVAVEQGNGRAMVYAILAMVLMIVFLDQVLWRPVVVWAQRFRVEESGQAEPPRSWLLKLIRRSRLIRWLEVRRAHLTRGSSRRLQSPQRRVERRMSPRLRGGQWLSNLALAILLILSIFAAARLLGFLQTIPGPRWWDLIKAGALTLTRVLVSTVIGTLWAVPAGLAIGLSPRLSRLLQPVVQVAASFPAPMLFPAVIAGLATLGVGLNYGCVLLMLLGTQWYILFNVIAGAMAIPGDLREAATSFRLSRWHRMKALYLPAIFPYLVTGWVTAAGGAWNASIVAEYAEVKGQVLSTWGLGSTVSAAAYHKDLPVLAAGVMLMSTLVVVFNRLVWKPCYKLASTRYSLTK from the coding sequence ATGATCCATCGTTTCCTCGACACCGTGTGGGGCCAGGCCACGGCCCTCATGTACCCCATCAAGCGCCGCCGGTGGGTGGATCTCCTGGTCCTCCTCACGGGCTGCGCCATCCTCTACGGGCTGGTGGTCATGGGCCGCCAGTGGACCGGCGTCCATCGCCCCCTGGTAGAGATCAGCCTGTCGCCCTGGGCGCTCCCCAAGTACACCTTCTTCTCCATGATGCGGGGCCTGGTGGCCTACGCCATCAGCCTGGCCTTCACCCTGGTCTACGCCTTCTGGGCCGCCAAGGACCGCCGGGCGGAAAAGCTGCTGATCCCCCTGCTCGACATCCTCCAGAGCATCCCCGTCCTGGGGTTCATGCCCGGGCTCGTGCTGGCCCTCGTGGCCCTCTTCCCCCACAGCAACCTGGGGCTGGAACTGGCCGCGGTGGTGATGATCTTCACGGGCCAGGCCTGGAACATGACCTTCAGCCTCTACCACTCCCTCAAGTCCGTGCCCCAGGACATGCAGGAGGCGGGCACGGTCTACGGATTCAACTGGTGGCAGCGGTTCCGCTGGATCGAGCTGCCCTACGGCACCACCGGCCTGGTGTGGAACAGCATGATGAGCATGGCCGGCGGGTGGTTCTTCCTGATGATCACGGAGGCCTTCAAGCTCGGCGACAAGGACTTCCGCCTGCCCGGGCTGGGCTCCTACATGAGCGTGGCCGTGGAGCAGGGGAACGGCCGGGCCATGGTCTACGCCATCCTGGCCATGGTCCTGATGATCGTGTTCCTGGACCAGGTGCTCTGGCGGCCGGTGGTCGTGTGGGCCCAGCGGTTCCGGGTGGAGGAGAGCGGCCAGGCCGAGCCGCCCCGGAGCTGGCTCCTGAAGCTGATCCGCCGCTCCCGGCTGATCCGCTGGCTGGAAGTCCGCCGCGCCCACCTCACCCGCGGCTCGTCGCGCCGCCTCCAGTCGCCCCAGCGCCGCGTCGAGCGGCGGATGTCGCCCCGCCTCCGCGGGGGACAGTGGCTCTCCAACCTCGCCCTGGCGATCCTCCTGATCCTGTCGATCTTCGCCGCCGCGCGGCTGCTGGGCTTCCTCCAGACCATCCCCGGGCCGCGGTGGTGGGACCTGATCAAGGCCGGAGCCCTGACCCTCACCCGCGTGCTGGTCTCCACGGTGATCGGCACCCTGTGGGCCGTTCCCGCGGGCCTCGCCATCGGGCTGTCCCCGCGCCTCTCGCGCCTGCTCCAGCCGGTGGTGCAGGTGGCGGCCTCCTTCCCCGCGCCAATGCTGTTCCCCGCCGTGATCGCCGGCCTCGCCACCCTGGGCGTGGGCCTCAACTACGGCTGCGTCCTCCTGATGCTCCTGGGCACCCAGTGGTACATCCTGTTCAACGTCATCGCGGGCGCCATGGCCATTCCCGGGGACCTGCGCGAGGCCGCCACCAGCTTCCGCCTGTCGCGCTGGCACCGGATGAAGGCCCTCTACCTGCCGGCGATCTTCCCCTACCTGGTGACGGGCTGGGTGACGGCCGCGGGTGGGGCGTGGAACGCGAGCATCGTGGCCGAGTACGCCGAGGTCAAGGGCCAGGTCCTGAGCACCTGGGGCCTGGGCTCCACCGTCAGCGCCGCCGCCTACCACAAGGACCTGCCCGTGCTGGCGGCGGGCGTCATGCTGATGTCCACGCTGGTGGTGGTCTTCAACCGGCTCGTGTGGAAGCCCTGCTACAAACTGGCCTCCACCCGCTATTCCCTGACCAAGTAG